The following proteins are encoded in a genomic region of Gossypium hirsutum isolate 1008001.06 chromosome D05, Gossypium_hirsutum_v2.1, whole genome shotgun sequence:
- the LOC107904031 gene encoding terpene synthase 10: MAFCICSSFPVCNIPIHSKWKSFSYNGSSFRRLIVFSTSQSDTTNKTSIEDVTITRRSANYHPAIWDYDYVQSLRNDFVQDESYKERSRKLKEEVRMMLGNVVDPLEKLELIDTLQRLGLSYHFEAEINNTLKNISSDRISTAAWKKENLYATALEFRLLRQHGYKVDQDVFTYFMDDVGNIKSSLNQDFKGLLNLYEASYLLLEGETMLEKARELAAKLLKQYLKENNDHQYLSMLVDHALELPLHWRMPRLEARWFIDEYEKSKDKNPIILELAILDYNIVQSIHQEDLRYASTWWKELGLGKRFSFARDRLMENFLWTVGMEIAPEDGKSRIFLTMVYALITVIDDVYDLYGTLDELELLTDVVERWDINAIQRLPDYMKIYYHALYNSVNEMAFDTLKEQGINVIPFLKKLWTDLCKAYLLEAKWYYSGYTPTLQEYIDNAWISIGGSLVLAHSYLVNDHITEEGLHSIQENYSDIVYRSSVIVRLANDLVTSSYELKRGDIPKSIQCYMHESGASEEEAREHIRSLIDSTWKKINEDQMAKLPFSRKFIEIIKNSVRMSLLMYQNGDGHGIETEETKDRVLSLFVHPIFFPK, encoded by the exons ATGGCTTTTTGCATATGTAGTTCATTCCCGGTGTGCAATATCCCCATACACTCAAAATGGAAAAGCTTCTCATACAATGGGTCAAGTTTCCGTAGGTTAATTGTTTTTTCTACCTCACAAAGTGATACTACAAACAAAACTTCTATTGAAGACGTCACCATAACTAGACGATCGGCTAATTACCACCCTGCTATTTGGGATTATGATTATGTTCAGTCACTCAGAAATGATTTTGTACAA GATGAATCGTACAAGGAACGATCAAGAAAGCTGAAGGAAGAAGTGAGGATGATGCTTGGAAATGTGGTGGATCCTTTGGAGAAACTTGAGCTTATTGATACCTTACAAAGACTTGGTTTGTCCTATCACTTTGAAGCTGAAATAAACAACACTTTGAAGAATATAAGTTCCGATCGCATCAGTACTGCTGcatggaaaaaagaaaatttatatgcTACAGCTCTTGAATTTAGATTGCTTAGACAACATGGGTATAAGGTGGATCAAG ATGTTTTCACTTACTTCATGGATGATGTTGGAAACATTAAATCAAGCCTTAATCAAGATTTCAAAGGACTGCTCAACCTGTATGAGGCTTCATACCTCTTATTAGAAGGTGAAACAATGTTGGAGAAAGCAAGAGAGTTAGCAGCCAAACTTCTCAAACAATATCTGAAGGAGAACAATGATCATCAATATCTTTCGATGCTTGTGGACCATGCCTTGGAGCTTCCTCTACATTGGAGGATGCCAAGGTTGGAAGCTAGATGGTTCATAGATGAGTATGAGAAAAGCAAGGACAAAAATCCCATTATTTTAGAGCTTGCTATATTGGATTACAATATAGTCCAATCTATACACCAAGAAGATCTTAGATATGCTTCAAC atggTGGAAGGAACTTGGTCTTGGCAAGAGGTTTAGCTTTGCTAGAGATAGGCTGATGGAAAACTTTTTATGGACTGTGGGAATGGAAATTGCTCCTGAGGATGGAAAAAGTAGAATATTTCTTACAATGGTCTATGCGCTAATAACAGTTATAGATGATGTTTATGATCTTTATGGAACCTTAGATGAGTTGGAGCTCCTCACGGATGTTGTTGAGAG ATGGGATATAAATGCAATACAGAGGCTTCCAGACTATATGAAGATATATTACCATGCTCTTTACAATTCCGTTAATGAAATGGCTTTCGACACTCTTAAGGAACAAGGGATAAATGTCATTCCTTTCCTCAAGAAACTG TGGACAGATCTTTGTAAAGCATATTTGTTGGAGGCAAAATGGTATTACAGTGGATATACGCCAACCCTACAAGAGTACATCGATAATGCTTGGATTTCAATAGGCGGTTCTTTAGTGCTTGCTCATTCCTATTTGGTAAATGATCATATAACAGAAGAAGGGTTGCACAGCATCCAAGAAAATTACTCCGATATAGTATATCGGTCCTCCGTAATTGTACGATTAGCAAACGATTTAGTGACATCATCG taTGAGCTAAAAAGAGGTGATATTCCTAAATCAATCCAATGTTATATGCATGAAAGTGGAGCATCTGAAGAAGAAGCTCGTGAGCACATAAGAAGCTTAATTGACTCAACATGGAAAAAGATAAATGAAGATCAAATGGCTAAACTTCCTTTCTCTCGtaagtttattgaaattattaagaACTCTGTTAGAATGTCTTTATTGATGTACCAAAATGGCGATGGCCATGGTATTGAAACTGAGGAAACCAAAGATAGAGTGTTATCATTATTTGTCCACCCAATTTTTTTTCCCAAATGA